In Enoplosus armatus isolate fEnoArm2 chromosome 20, fEnoArm2.hap1, whole genome shotgun sequence, the sequence TCAAGCAATGAGGCTGTCGGATGCTAACAGGACcttagtttgtgttttattaaaggCAGCTGGAGGTGAAATGTTCAACTCCCGCTGCTAGCATCAGATCTATATGATATGTATGTTGTCTGTTAATTAAAGTAATCAAGCTCCTACTTGCTTATTATCCACAATATATTGCTTGAAATGAACAATCACAAAACTAGGTATTCCAAAACGTTTGActtggggtgtgtgtgcatttagATCGTATCCACTGTTAAGTTTTGAGGATGTGTTGGTGGACACATTTATCACCCAGCTGTTCTGAGGCTTGTAAACGagcagtttttttaaattctttttggACAAACCAGGAAGCCTAAATAGGTGCAGACTATAATGGGGCATCTCTTCATGGAACCCCCAAAACTCTTAAAGCCATTTAAATGCAGTTTACAGGGGGGCATATTGTGTAACATAACATCCCAAAGTAGAGTTGAGGATTTTTTTACTGTCCAATTCTGACAAAAGAGGAAAGCTGttattttgctgctgtgtttccatcTATAGACATAGTGACTTTTTACcaaaataaattttaaaaaaaatttggGGGAGAGGGTTTTCATGTGTGAAGAATGTTACTCAAGTTTAAACTAATGtaggttattttttttaacattacagcCTGCAATAAATACAGTTTCATCTGTTCTTGCGTCGTGCTTTTGTGTCAGACAAAGTTCGAGCTTTCTTGTGGAGTAAAACTAAAAGTCAGGGTGTCCACGGTGTTCTTTGTGGAAACACTTAAACTCCCAGCATCATTAATGTCAGTCAGAAACTGTCACATTCTCCATCATACAGTCTCTGAAGTGTAATTCTGACATGAATGATACTGAGCTTCCTGActcattttaatacatttttaatgctttCTGCTATATTAGAGATTGCATCTGCCTACTCTCTGGAACAGGTCAATTGGTTAACTTTGATGGGTTGTTTTTAACCTTCCTGGTTCCgtctttgtatttctttgtaaaGAAACGTCTTGGCATTTTGAGTGTGGCTACCTTCTGTGtcttgtatatacagtatgtaaaaaaataaagcctTGTTGAGAAAGTCTTCCGAGTGTTGAGTTCCTTCTTACGGAGGTGTTTCTTTAGATTGTAGCAGCGAGCAGGTCGTTTAGAAAAGTCCAGTCTCAAGAAATTGACGCTCAGATCCACAGTGACAGGCTGTTGCACCAATCAATACAGAAATGATGAACTACCTTCTGATTGTATggaatatatatacatacagtagttGTATTGTGTTCTGGTATACCATATTGTCTTCTGATTTGAGTCAGAAGTGAATAcaattatgatatatataatttatatataaatgaataattgttGCAcgagtaaaacaaaacaatgaattaaaataGACCAGTTAAATATTAAGACGTTGCATTAAGAAGAACTCGTTcatgtggaaatgttttatcCAGGCACTAGATTTGCGTCTGTCAACGCCTCAACACTCTTAACTCagtcatttctttcatttggtTCTCCCCACAGTATCCACAGACAGTGTTACTCTGTGGAGGTGAGAACCACTAAGTGTTCAGTTTGGCGTTTAGGTGCACCAGGCCAGTGTGAACCGTTGGTGAGCACAGCTGAAAGTGTGAAACATCGCCATCTGGTGGAGGAAGTTAAAAGTGAAGAGAGCTGGACAAAATGTGATTCAGTGTTTCAGATGACTTTGTACCAGGAGAGGCGCTGCCTGAAGTATCTCTGAAGAGGTTTATACAAGCAAAATAATACTACGTTCAATCTCAACTCTTGATCACGATGGAATAGAGAATACTTAAAACATTTGTCAGTTTAATCTGCAAGATTGTGCATTGCTCACATTTTACCTATGAACTGATCGTTGATGGTAATTAaagtataaaacaaaataagcaaatcAATAATAGGTAGATTTATTTCAGTTATCAGAGTAGTAAGATGACAAAAACcttgaaaaaaaaccaaaaacaaattcCCACTGGATGAAGCGTGGCTGAGTAGTAAGAGATCTTTAAAGTCCATTGacgattttgtttttatgttgctgtACAAAGAGTTCATTATGACACTTGAGTGTTTTGTGACTATCAATATCCACTGTGTGAGCATGGGCAGGCTTATTCTTGAGATTTTTTAACATTCAAAGCAGAGGGAAAGTgaagacagaaatataaaagagaGCTTTATTGacaagtcaaaaaaaaaatgtttcttgagGTTTcaaagaaaatctgcaaaaagcTGAAAAACTAATGAAGGCTCAGGCCATGGCGTCTTCACCTCTTCTTAAAGCCATACTTCTTCCTTTCATAAAACAGATCTGTTTTGGAGCTGCCCAAATTCACAATCTTGGGACAGCCGTCTCGctgtgaaggaaacagaaagaggagagatttaaaaaacattttcatctcAAAGAAGCTGGACAGTATTTACAGCAGGGATCAGTTGTAAGTGCTGTTCTGTTCTTCAAGGCTTGTTAAATCATAGGAAGTAGTGCAAGATAAGAAAAATCTCACAACTATGGCCTGGTTAAATCCTTAtacactctctcttttctatctAGTTAAGAGGCTGAGTGTGCTTAAAAGACACTCACATCCTTCTCCTGGATGGTGCACTCTTTGCAGTAGTAGGCATCAGACACTCCGGGCCCCCCGCAGATGACACAGCGTCCCTGATAGGAGCCGTAGTTACACTCATCACAGATGCGCACCAGCGTGCACGGCCTCACGTAGGAATCACAGATGACACATTTCCCATCACCTGAGAGGAGCGGGGGACAGGACGGATGGgagaattaattaattaattagatcATTTCGTATTTGTACAGTTTAACTCAGCCGTCACcattatttcataaaaaaaacgACAGCAACGAAATGCTCGTTGAAACAATGTGTCCCTTAAGTCTTCCACAGCTGCAACCTGCATTATTTTGAGAACTGGGGACATTATAGTCAGCTGAAAAAGGTGTTTTTAAGATCAATCTCGACGCTGACGTAATgtcacactgtaaaacaaatgtgcttGTTTGGGTGTGTGTCGAGGTACAGCAGCCACAAAGGTCAATCATTACCGATTGATCCAGATTGATAATGTAGTCTATGAAATAATGGGTATGAAGACAAGTCCTCATagaaaacacaactcaatgAGGTATCTTTGATCTGCTTTCTTTCCCAGCAGTCCACTATAATGTGAAATTGTGGTGCTGCAATTTACAGCTTTGcttgaaatattaataataacttaCTACTATGCTATACTTCTCTTTTAAGCTGGAAAACCATGATGggctttctgattctgattctggagGTGAGTGTGAACAATTGTCAAGGCAAAACTTAAATTGTCTGATTAATTGCTTATGCAGACCTAAGGTGAGTAAAAAATTAATCAAGTTACTTACTTATGACAACAACAGACTTTAAGCTTagaggaaaacacattaaaacactcaATCTGTTATATTAGTCATAGATGGAAACACTTACATTTCTCGCAAAGTCTCCCGATAGCTgaggaatgaaaacaaagcagtcaGTGTCGTCAGGCTTGTTAACTCATATCGCTTTGCTAGATTAGAGGAAATAAACTTTTCCTTtctcatatttacagtaaagtTCATTATTTAATACAATATTCTGTGAAACTGTACCATTGGCCACCCTAGCGACATACACTTGTAGACACTTCTAAGCTAACACCATGGCTAACATTCTTTCAATGAAACCCATGCTGTAACCGTTAGCATGGTAGCTAACGTTATCTCGAAAAACATCAATAAAGGACATCCAGCTGCAGCAAAAAGAAGAGTGTTAGATAACGCGTGGAAGGAAATAGACTAAAACTTACCAACACCGGCTTGTTTTCGGCAAAAGATCAAATCTGGATGATGTTTAGCCATTGTCGGCTAACGTAAGGCGAGCGCTGCTGATTTGGTTCAACTTTCACCTTTGACCGGTAAACTTTGTATGAGGAGTTCCATTACCGCCACCTAGCGTCTccaaaaagagagaggacagaaaagaaaaatcgaGTGCATCTTGCTACATATCccccttttttgtattttaccaAAAGATACATCATaccaatttattttcataaaaaaatagCTGTGCACGAATTATAtcttaataattaaaaagtagaaataaacatttttttaaaaatgatcctGATCCTTTcagatttataaaacaaaattaacCATTAAAATTCTGTCTTGCATGGgtacattttcagtttatattttattaaatgtacaaACGATATAAAACTGAGACTGATAAATCTaagtttaaattacattttgtaaacaatCTGAACAAAAGTCAAACTACCGTGAGGATATTGTCCTTTAAGGACCTGCAAGACCGCGGCCTATAAATTCGTGACGTCACCCCTGACCGACACATCTTTGTCAGTGAACAAAATGGCAACCTACTGTCTGACTGCCACCCGGCTCCAGGTAAGAGACGAAAATTGGCTAATTGTACCATATTTACAAACCATTGAAGGATGCCAGCTGCTTTATTAGACCTAACAAATCCTATGTAATGTTAACCTGGCCTAATTAAAGCTCCAAGAGCGGTGGCCGAGGGTAAATAAGATATGAAACGGTCACCGGCTAGCTGGCCAGGTCATCGTGTCCTGACTGACTGAACGCATCCATTGGGCAACAACTAGTTTGGCACTGGCTTAATAAAACATGGCTAATGTCTCCGTTTACAAGAACTCATTGCCGATACCCCCAGCCCTTAAATGAACATAGCTAGGTTAGTTTTAgaaatggagtttggtgttCAATAGCAAGGTTAACCACAAGGTTAGAGCtcccagcagacacacaggcgAGCAGCgtgtgaaagacagaaaacacatgtgTTAAATTATAACAAATAATACAGCAAACACAGTCTTGCCCATTATTTTTTGGGATTGCTTCAACAGAAAGTAATTCATTCAGTCTGTTTTGAAGTTAGCATGATATGTGGCATATGTTCAGAAAGCAGCAGTGTGCTGTCAAGACTCTTGCAGCTGACTAGTGAAAAGGGACCAGCAGGTGTCTAAACTCCTAATATCTGAGCCCAAAGTGACCTCTAATTGACGTCTGTTCGAGCTCACTTTGATGTCTACACATCGAGCCGGGTGATAtagaagaaaaagagcagataACGAGAACAACCTCTTCTGTCGACGTAATAAACAATATCTTTGTAGGCTTGGAAAATCACATCTTGTGTAGTTCATGACATTAGACTGAATAATTCAGCTGGCAGTGAAAAGTGTTTGGGAAATTCTTGGAGAAGTCAGTCAAAGCTCTTTAGAATTACTTATGTCAAAAATCTGTGCATGGCAACGCAGTAATAAATGCCACAGTTGGTTTACACCAATAGAAAGtgaataatatttatatatgaataGAACACCCAGCCTCAATTTGAACCCTTCTTTGGCTCTGTGATTGATGTCTAAATCATAACTGGATAACTAATTACAGATATAGAATAAAAATAGATATCTAATAATGTATTGTAACACTTCAATAAGCTCCTTAATAGATTGACAGCAAAAGTCAACAGATTTAATGGTTGTAGGTTCAGCTGCTCACGGTCTTTCACTGAATGACAGCTAATCTGGTTCATTGAAGACCTTCAGTTGTTTGTTCTCTTGTGTGTCCTCTTTGATAACTGAACTCTATTTGGAGACAGTCTACTGCGCAGCCTTGCTTATTTCTGGTAATAACCCTGCTTTACAATCACACATTGGTACGGATTTTGCCTgcagggggaaggggggggtgCATCATGTTCATCTGGTGTCCCTCTGATACCTGACACTTGAGTGGActgcaaaacaacatttcattctCCTTTCATTCACCTCACCATATCAATACGATTTTTAGGCTCAATATTTTCCTCAATGctcttttcagttttattccAAGAATATTTTCAGGAGGAATGAATACAAAATTGATACAAAAACGTACAGAAATCTTTTTTGGATGAGGGCTAATGTATTCGTTTAAGCTGCCTTAATAAAGTCTGTATGTAGGGAAACAGTGCTGAAGTTTGTGTCAGGTTTTGTTCACAGCTCTGTGATTATGCTCATgcttgtatgtttttgttgttgttgttgttgtctccAGCTGGCTCTGGGCCATGGTGCACGGCGCCTGCATGTATCCGCAGCGTACAGAGCCAAGGCCAATGTGTCTATGAGCCGCTTTGAGCCCACTTCCTTTATCAACTATGAGAGGCTCCAGTCCAGCATTGATATTGTGCGAAAAAGGTCAGTGTTCTCTTCTTCTACTCTGTATTTGCTCTGGCTCACATCGCGGTTTCCTCACAACACTCCCTTATCTGTGGGATTGTTTGATTActagtgtgtgtttgcccttTATCACAGTTTTTCATCATAGTTGTAGCCATAACCAACTCTCGTCAGTCAGCCCGATTCAGTGCATCATCTTCTCACTCCTTAAGTATTCCTATTGTAGCATATTGTATCTGCACAACTcaagtt encodes:
- the phf5a gene encoding PHD finger-like domain-containing protein 5A → MAKHHPDLIFCRKQAGVAIGRLCEKCDGKCVICDSYVRPCTLVRICDECNYGSYQGRCVICGGPGVSDAYYCKECTIQEKDRDGCPKIVNLGSSKTDLFYERKKYGFKKR